The nucleotide window CCATCAGGTCAGCCCATCCAGCACCATAGGTGCGCTACAGATCCTTCACTGCAGGCTCCAATGGCGGTACTTGGGCACAAGGGAATGATTCATGTTAACATGGAAAGCTGGTGAGACGTAATCAAATTGGTTCCCAAACATTAACCAGTAAGAATACCAGTTACAAGTTATAAATAAAggtgtttgacaaaaaaaaaaaaaaatagaaagtccATGAACGCTCAGGGTATGTTACATTGTACAGCATGCCAGGTCACAGACATCGGGACAGGTTAGATGTATTTCTTCATCTCATCATACAAGACCAGAACAAAAGCACCACCCATTCCTCTCAGCACATTGGACCAAGCACCCTTGAAGAAGGCCTTTGAGCCTTCATCACGTGCGATCTTCCTCCAGCAGTCCATTGTGCCACTGTACATGATGTCAGCTGCAAGGAAAAAGAGAAACATTAGGCAAACCACTAAACAGACCCCCGCCCTAGATATTACGATTAGGAATACTACCAAACAATGAGACTAACCGGCCTGGCAATCCGATTACATATAAACAGACAAGTGACTGTTCGCCATGATATCCCCTAGGTTAACGGAAAAATGCAACACTGCTCATACCTCCTCTCCTTCCGGACTGCATCATCATACGACGACGGACTGTGTCAAATGGGTAAGAGGCAAAACCGGCCACTGCGGTTACTGTCTGAGCGATCATCCAGCTGACTATGATGTGTGTGTTCTTAGGATCTGGAAGCATACCTGGAGGAAGAAAAATGGATGTTAAACATGTCTATATACTGGAGCGGGAAGGGTAGCACGTAACGGCACACAATCCTCACCTTTAGCGGTGTCATAGATGCCAAAATAAGCAGCTCTGTAAATGATGATGCCCTGGACAGACACATTGAAGCCCTGGTACAGGCCTTTAAACCCATCGGATTTGTAAATCTTAGCCAAGCAGTCGCCAAGACCTTTGAATTCTCTATCAGCACCAGCTTTGCCCACATCGGCAGCTAGACGGGTTCTGGCAAAGTCAAGTGGGTAGACAAAGCACAGAGAGGTTGCACCAGCGGCACCGCCAGATGCCAAGTTTCCAGCAAAGTAACGCCAGAACTGGGTCCTCTTGTCAACACCATCGAGGAAGACCTTCTTGTACTTGTCTTTGAAAGCAAAGTTGAGGGCCTGGGTTGGGAAATATCTGATCACATTGGCAAGGTTACCACGCCAGAAGGACACGAAACCCTGTTCTTTGGGGATACGGACAACACAGTCCATGATTCCTTTGTATTGCTTGTCAGCGGTGATCTGTTTGCTTGCATGTTGGACCTagaataaatatacaataaaaaaagttatataataCGCCAAGTGTAGCAACTCAAGTTATGTCAGCAAAAGTATTATAGCAATATGttaaaatgggggaaaaaaagttcaaaataattacaaaaattaAGTCCCTAGGATAAGTGATATCGCTGATAGTCCCACCTATTGCGAGGAAGGGGGTCCCGAACACCCTATTCCTCCTTACTATTCAATCACAGTGCGCCACTTTTCCAATCAAAGTCCAGAGGAAGGACGTGAACAGCCAGTTACGGCATTAACATTTAGGACCCTTAATCTCACGGTCGGTGGGGTCCCGTTGATATTGTCAACACTGGTACAACCCCCCCCTAAGTCTCAATGTAATGAATGAGGAAAACATGGAACTTGTcctatttgccattcaggagtctgggaaagccgaGCACTCAGACGTCCCTTTAATAAACCGATGGGTCACACCTTAACGTTAAGAACTTTGATTTACCAGTGCTAGAATTTATTTATGTGGAGTCACCCAATCATGTAGTGATACCAACTAGAGCCTTCATATGGACAAATTGGAGAGtttaaatttaaagaggctctgtcaccagattttgcaacccctatctgctattgcagcagataggcgctgcaatgtagattacagtaacgtttttatttttaaaaaacgagcatttttggccaagttatgaccatttttgtagttatgcaaatgaggcttgcaaaagtccaactgggcgtgtattatgtgcgtacatcggggcgtttttaatactttcactagctgggcgctctgaagagaagtaacatcctcttctcttcagaacgcccagcttctgacagtgcagatctgtgacgtcactcacaggtcctgcatcgtgacggccacatcggcaccagaggctacagttgattctgcagcagcatcagcgtttgcaggtaagtcgatcttacctgcaaacgctgatgctgctgcagaatcaactgtagcctctggtgccgatgtggccgacacgatgcaggacctgtgagtgacgtcacagatctgcactgtcagaagctgggcgttctgaagagaagaggatgttacttctcttcagagcgcccagctagtgaaagtattaaaaacaccccgatgtacgcacataatacacgcccacttggacttttacttttaaacacacccacttggacttttgcaagcctcatttgcataactacaaaaatggttataacttggccaaaaatgctcgttttttaaaaataaaaacgttactgtaatctacattgcagcgcctatctgctgcaatagcagataggggttgcaagatctggtgacagagcctctttaatactcaGAAAATACATAGCAAGGTCATACAACAAAGGGTTAACATGGTAAAACTCTTAATTGGTAACAATTAGGGACGTATAAGAACGTCATACAaacgaagggttaaaaaaaaatataaccaaaatgcactaggaaaGGATGTGAGGTGGAGCATCTTTCCTCTCAGAAGCCGGCCCTGTACTGCGCGCCTCAAAATGGTGACCAGCTCATTCATTGTGCCGGCTGCGAACACGTGGTAAAGAAAGGAGGCGGGGCGAGGAGAATCCCGGGAAGtcattacacaaccgcagcctcCATCTGGAAGGACAAGTCACTATAGGAGGCCCACATTGAGGCCCATTGAATGAACGAGTGATTCTGATCATAGCGCTTAGTCTTTATGGTGCGGCTTTAAATACATCGCGATATCCTTGTTCACTACATTTTCGGCAAAGCGCACGATCCGGGCAATCTATAGGAACCGCACAGCAGAAAAGCTTTAGCTACAATTACATAGGATTACTTAATGCTAGTCTGATCCGTCATCATGCCCGGATGCGAGTGATTACTGCGATCTCCTTGCTGCGACCTTGGCCGGCAACGGGAAGTGAGAATGTGATCAAACATGAAATAAAATCGGCAGATTCACACTGCAGGAATAGTAACCGGAAATCAATGACCCACATCATACACCGGATTCACAGCCCCTTACGGTCAATGGAAGAGCACTCAAGGACACTACGGATTACATAGGCCATCGTCCAGAATACGCTGCAAGCAAAGAGCATCCAATGTACTGCAGATACGGTCCACAAAAGCCAGTGCCAATCACCCCCACCCAGGACTGTGCCCAAACCACCTAACATTATTTTCACCACGTCCCGCTTAATTAAATAACCTTCCCGCTCCGAGCAGTTCCTTACTTGCAGCAGAAGCTTGACTCGTTCAATAGGTGCTACAGCAGTCTTCGAGATAGCAGCGGCCACACCGCCGGCCAAGAAGTCCTTGGCGAAGGAGATAGCTGCGTCGGTCATGGTGTTCGGTTGGTGGAGAGGCGAGTGGCTCTAATTGCAGCACTGAGCTTCCGAGGGCTGGGGAGACTGGTGAGGAAATGGCCGGCTTTTATAGAACGCAATGTTCAGCTGGAGGCGGGGCTCAAGTTCCCTTGCAGCTGATTGGACCGAGTGGAAGGGGGAATGGAACGTAGAGCCGGGATTGGAATGTCTCCTTTTGCGGCGCCCGCGCTGGGAGGGAGAGGGAGGGGCTGCTAACGCAGGACGGATAGGGCTGGGGAACGATGACGTGGGGGGGGGTGAAAGAGTGAGTTGCTAGGTGACGACGTTAATGTGtagtcaacccccccccccttcccaaaGTCATAACACATCACAACGTAGTTGTAATCGTGGAGTCGTCCTCTCTGCCTGAAGTGAATGAACCTGAGAACAGTAGAAAAGGCCCAGTCTGTCTTATTGTTTGCCTTACACAATTTGCTTTTTCATCTCATAACTCATTGGAGATTTTCATTGATTTCTTTGGAGTGTGGCTGCCACTTTATGTATAAAATGTACACAATAGGGTCAGTCAAAGGCAACATTCGGGGTCACCTTACAGAAACCAATTATTCGCATAGAGTCCTAGACGGCGGCTCCAATACTACATAGGATTACAAAACATACTAATAAACTATAAACTAAATCAACACTGACGAAGTAAAGATAAAATAAATAGACACGACACTGGAGTGGTGGTAAAAAAATGAATTCCCGCCACGACCTTTcacatagtcgactacggtattgattccatcacgacagaacccttgcacaactgagacaaactgaaaccattgccaccgaatccgtcaccattgacatcaatggtgatggaaactgaaacctctggtttcagtttgtgtcaggggTCCGTTCCAACGGAACggagcccgacgcagatgtgtacGAAGCCTAACCTGGCTTAGCCATAAGCTCAAGTCTaccataaataatatatatgtccACTCAAAATGCTGAGCGACTTACCCCTTTCAACAAAAGGCCGTGATAATACAatacataatatataaaataGAGAGGGAGGGCGGGCGGGGGCTGCAAAACACTTGTTCCAGGAATATGTCAGATGGCCAAGACCACCGCGTATTCCTGGTTTATATCTGCCATAACTAATCACCTGACCACGCCTTCTCCAATCCCTGACTGTTGCTAAGGCCCTAAACTATCCTGTCACATAGGCCACAGCTGTGGCCCAATGACAGTCATCACCAGGCAAACTTCACAGTCTGCCCTAATACACGCAGGAAAAATACCCACCAAACCTATCTATCTATAAACCAGGGATGTCTGTAATCCCGGGGAGAACCCTCCTAAATGTTCTTTCATGATGGCCTGTACTGGATTTACGTATCAAGCCTGTAGAGACAATGGTCGAGCTTGATCAAAACGATTGCAAAATAGCCCATAGCAACTAGATTCCAGCATTTGTTATCCTAAGGCCCTTTGTAAAATGAAACTAGTGGTTTAATTTGTTGCTTCAGGCCTCCATTTAGAAGGTTCCTTGCAAATTAATTTTCTTTTAGGCTAGGGTTCCATAGCGACACTGAGCCCTAGCCTATAGGAAAATAAATTAGCAAGGAACCTTGCAACTGTAACAGTAAGTGTATGACTaatgggttcctcagggatcagtcctaggtccgctgctcttttttCTCTACACagaccctattggacaaaccatcagcagatttggcttccagtaccatctctacgctgatgacacccaattatatacctcttcccgtgacatcatccctgctctaatacagaacaccagtgattgtctgtccgctgtctcaaaCGTCATGTCCTCtcgctatctgaaactgaatctttctaaaactgagctccttgtgttcccaccgtctactaacctccctaaacctgatgtctccatctcagtatgtggcactaccataactcctaagcagcatgctcgctgtctcggggttatttttgactcagatctttcctttactcctcacattcaatcactttcacgctcctgtcatttccacctcaaaaacatctccagaatccgctcttttcttacggaggaaacagccaaaactctcattgttgctctgattcactctcgtcttgactactgtaactcaatattagtcggtcttcccctcagtaaagtctcccctctccaatctatcctcaatgcagcagccaggctcatctttatgaccaaccgctacaccaacgcctctagcctcccccagtcactgcactggttgcccatccccttcacaataaaattcaaac belongs to Rhinoderma darwinii isolate aRhiDar2 chromosome 8, aRhiDar2.hap1, whole genome shotgun sequence and includes:
- the SLC25A5 gene encoding ADP/ATP translocase 2; protein product: MTDAAISFAKDFLAGGVAAAISKTAVAPIERVKLLLQVQHASKQITADKQYKGIMDCVVRIPKEQGFVSFWRGNLANVIRYFPTQALNFAFKDKYKKVFLDGVDKRTQFWRYFAGNLASGGAAGATSLCFVYPLDFARTRLAADVGKAGADREFKGLGDCLAKIYKSDGFKGLYQGFNVSVQGIIIYRAAYFGIYDTAKGMLPDPKNTHIIVSWMIAQTVTAVAGFASYPFDTVRRRMMMQSGRRGADIMYSGTMDCWRKIARDEGSKAFFKGAWSNVLRGMGGAFVLVLYDEMKKYI